A single window of Gadus morhua chromosome 22, gadMor3.0, whole genome shotgun sequence DNA harbors:
- the LOC115536314 gene encoding cytosolic non-specific dipeptidase-like has product MAHLSTLFKYLDEHQDLYVERLAEWVAVQSVSAWPEKRGEIKKMMDIAAKDIERLGGTVEMVDNGKQKLPSGEEIPLPPIVLGQLGSDPAKKTVCIYGHLDVQPAKLEDGWDTEPFTLVEKDGKLFGRGSTDDKGPVLAWFNCIEAHQKIQQDLPINIKFCFEGMEESGSEGLDELIFARKDTFLKDVDYVVISDNYWLGKTKPCITYGLRGICYFFMEVECGDKDLHSGVFGGSVHEAMTDLITLMGSLVDKKGRIQVPGMNDSVAEVTEEEQQLYEKIEFDLGEYCKDAGVHKLLYSTKEQILMHRWRYPSLSLHGIEGAFSDGGAKTVIPRKVIGKFSIRLVPDMDPEVVEKQVVDYIQKKFSELGSPNKMTVSMGHGAKAWVSDFNHPHYMAGRKAMKTVFGVEPDLTREGGSIPVALTFQDATGCNVMLLPLGSSDDGAHSQNEKLNRTNYIQGTKMLGAYFHEVSLLE; this is encoded by the exons ATGGCCCATCTCTCAACCCTTTTCAAATACTTGGACGAACACCAGGATCTCTATGTTGAG CGCCTGGCGGAATGGGTGGCTGTCCAGAGTGTATCTGCCTGGCCGGAGAAGCGTGGGGAGATCAAGAAGATGATGGACATAGCAGCAAAAGACATCGAGAGACTGGGGGGCACAGTAGAGATGGTGGACAACGGCAAACAGAAG CTTCCATCCGGGGAGGAgatccccctgccccccattGTCCTGGGCCAGCTTGGTTCTGACCCGGCCAAGAAGACCGTTTGTATCTACGGTCACCTGGACGTCCAGCCGGCCAAACTTGAAGATGGCTGGGACACGGAGCCCTTCACACTGGTGGAGAAAGACG GTAAGCTCTTCGGAAGAGGGTCCACAGACGACAAGGGTCCCGTGCTGGCCTGGTTCAACTGCATAGAGGCGCACCAGAAGATCCAGCAG gacCTTCCCATCAACATCAAGTTCTGCtttgaggggatggaggagtcTGGCTCAGAGGGTTTGGATGAGCTCATCTTCGCCCGCAAGGACACCTTCCTGAAGGACGTGGACTATGTGGTCATCTCAGACAACTACTGGCTGGGCAAGACCAAGCCCTGCATCACCTACGGCCTCCGAGGCATCTGCTACTTCTTCATGGAg gtggagtgtggcgATAAGGACCTTCACTCTGGCGTGTTCGGCGGCTCCGTTCATGAAGCCATGACCGACCTCATCACACTTATGG GCTCCCTGGTGGACAAGAAGGGGAGGATCCAGGTGCCAGGGATGAACGACAGCGTGGCTGAAGTCaccgaggaggagcagcagctttACGAGAAGATCGAGTTCGACCTGGGAGAGTACTGCAAGGATGCGGGCGTCCACAAGCTGCTGTACTCCACCAAG GAGCAAATCCTCATGCACCGCTGGAggtatccatctctctctctccacggcATCGAGGGGGCGTTCTCCGATGGAGGGGCCAAGACGGTTATTCCCAGGAAAGTCATTGGAAAATTCTCCATCCGCCTTGTCCCGGACATGGACCCTGAAGTGGTGGAGAAACAG GTGGTAGATTACATCCAGAAGAAGTTCTCTGAGCTGGGGAGTCCCAACAAGATGACGGTCAGCATGGGCCACGGTGCCAAGGCATGGGTCTCCGACTTCAACCACCCTCACTACATGGCAGGTCGCAAGGCTATGAAGACAG TCTTCGGCGTGGAGCCGGACCTGACCCGCGAGGGCGGCAGCATCCCGGTCGCGCTGACCTTCCAGGACGCTACGGGATGCAACGTCATGCTGCTCCCCCTCGGGTCCTCAGACGACGGGGCCCACTCTCAGAACGAGAAGCTCAACAG GACCAACTACATCCAGGGGACCAAGATGCTCGGAGCATACTTCCATGAGGTTTCCCTACTGGAATAA